Proteins from a genomic interval of Streptomyces sp. NBC_00820:
- a CDS encoding PQQ-dependent sugar dehydrogenase — protein sequence MIVRRRAVRAALAATALLLTAGCSSGGGGSGGDFPGGFGRPTPSGTAAGSSSTAPAAESAAPAKGSVTVVRTVTEGLKTPWGLAGLPGGDLLVSSRDDGTITRIDAKTGGKTELGSVSGVSPAGEGGLLGIALSPDYASDHLIYAYFTSASDNRIVRVRYAERKPAGEQLGAPDTVFKGIPKGFIHNGGRIAFGPDRMLYAGTGESGSRPLAQDRTSLGGKILRMTPEGEPAPGNPFPGSPVYSYGHRNVQGLAWDSRQRLFASEFGQDTWDELNAIKPGDDYGWPAAEGTSSSTRFHNPLAQWHTDDASPSGIAYVDGSIWMAGLKGQRLWRVPLKGTAAAAAPQAFLAGEYGRLRTVAPAGGDRLWLVTSNTDGRGEPKKGDDRVLELRVR from the coding sequence ATGATCGTGCGACGTCGAGCTGTACGGGCCGCGCTGGCCGCGACCGCGCTCCTGCTGACGGCGGGCTGCTCCTCCGGCGGGGGAGGCAGCGGCGGGGACTTCCCGGGCGGCTTCGGCAGGCCGACGCCGAGCGGTACGGCCGCGGGCTCCTCCTCCACCGCGCCCGCCGCGGAGTCGGCCGCTCCGGCCAAGGGCTCGGTGACGGTGGTGCGCACGGTGACCGAGGGCCTGAAGACGCCGTGGGGGCTGGCCGGCCTGCCCGGCGGCGATCTGCTGGTGTCCTCGCGCGACGACGGCACGATCACCCGCATCGACGCGAAGACGGGCGGGAAGACCGAGCTGGGCTCGGTCTCCGGGGTCTCCCCGGCCGGTGAGGGCGGCCTGCTGGGCATCGCCCTGTCCCCCGACTACGCCTCGGACCACCTGATCTACGCCTACTTCACCTCGGCCTCGGACAACCGCATCGTGCGTGTGCGGTACGCCGAGCGGAAGCCGGCCGGTGAGCAACTGGGCGCTCCCGACACGGTGTTCAAGGGCATCCCCAAGGGCTTCATCCACAACGGCGGCCGGATCGCCTTCGGCCCGGACCGGATGCTCTACGCGGGCACGGGCGAGAGCGGCTCTCGCCCTCTCGCCCAGGACCGGACGTCGCTCGGCGGCAAGATCCTCAGAATGACCCCGGAGGGCGAGCCGGCCCCGGGCAACCCCTTCCCCGGCTCGCCGGTGTACTCCTACGGGCACCGCAATGTGCAGGGCCTGGCCTGGGACTCCAGGCAGCGCCTGTTCGCCTCGGAGTTCGGCCAGGACACCTGGGACGAGCTGAACGCGATCAAGCCGGGCGACGACTACGGGTGGCCGGCCGCCGAGGGCACGTCCTCCAGCACCCGCTTCCACAACCCGCTGGCCCAGTGGCACACCGACGACGCCTCCCCCAGCGGCATCGCCTATGTGGACGGCTCGATCTGGATGGCGGGCCTCAAGGGACAGCGTCTGTGGCGCGTCCCTCTGAAGGGCACGGCCGCCGCCGCTGCCCCCCAGGCCTTCCTCGCCGGCGAGTACGGCCGCCTTCGTACGGTGGCCCCGGCGGGCGGCGACAGGCTGTGGCTGGTGACGAGCAACACGGACGGACGGGGTGAGCCGAAGAAGGGGGACGACCGGGTGCTGGAGCTGCGGGTGCGGTGA
- a CDS encoding aldo/keto reductase produces the protein MERRTIGAGALAVGAVGLGCMPMSWAYGGSRQRGEASLRTVHRALDLGSTLLDTADMYGPFTNELLLGRVLRERRADAFVSTKAGLLVGEQHIVANGRPGYVKRACDASLRRLQTDVIDLYQLHRADPEVPIEETWGAMAELVRAGKVRALGLCAVDARAGRRSAAGPHDATLRRLRRVQQVFPVSAVQAELSVWSPEALGELLPWCEARGVGLLAAMPLGNGFLTGTLTPGGGFEPDDVRARHPRFTAEMMAANQPIVAGLRRIARRHGEHVTPAQVALAWVLAQGRGVVALPGTKQARWAEENAAAAGLRLTELDLAEVSRLPAARKSWD, from the coding sequence GTGGAGCGCAGGACGATCGGCGCGGGTGCGCTCGCGGTGGGGGCCGTCGGACTCGGGTGCATGCCCATGAGCTGGGCGTACGGCGGGTCGCGGCAGCGGGGCGAGGCCTCGCTCAGGACGGTGCACCGGGCGCTGGACCTGGGTTCGACCCTCCTGGACACGGCGGACATGTACGGCCCGTTCACCAACGAGCTGCTGCTCGGGCGGGTGTTGAGGGAGCGGCGCGCGGACGCCTTCGTGTCGACGAAGGCGGGACTGCTGGTGGGCGAGCAGCACATCGTGGCCAACGGCCGCCCCGGGTACGTGAAGCGGGCCTGCGACGCCTCGCTGCGGCGTCTGCAGACGGACGTGATCGACCTCTACCAGTTGCACCGCGCCGACCCCGAGGTCCCCATAGAGGAGACGTGGGGCGCGATGGCCGAGCTGGTGCGCGCGGGAAAGGTGCGGGCGCTGGGGCTGTGCGCGGTGGACGCGCGCGCGGGCCGCCGTTCCGCGGCCGGACCGCACGACGCGACGCTGCGCCGGCTGCGGCGGGTGCAGCAGGTCTTCCCGGTGAGCGCGGTGCAGGCCGAGCTGTCGGTGTGGTCGCCGGAGGCGCTCGGGGAGCTGCTGCCGTGGTGCGAGGCGCGGGGCGTGGGCTTGCTGGCGGCGATGCCGCTGGGCAACGGCTTCCTGACCGGCACGCTGACTCCGGGGGGCGGTTTCGAGCCGGACGACGTGCGGGCCCGCCACCCGCGCTTCACGGCCGAGATGATGGCGGCCAACCAGCCCATCGTCGCGGGGCTGCGCCGTATCGCGCGCCGGCACGGCGAGCACGTCACCCCGGCGCAGGTGGCGCTGGCGTGGGTGCTGGCCCAGGGCCGGGGCGTGGTCGCGCTGCCGGGCACCAAGCAGGCGCGCTGGGCCGAGGAGAACGCGGCCGCGGCCGGACTGCGGCTGACGGAGCTGGACCTGGCGGAGGTGTCCCGGCTGCCCGCCGCACGGAAGTCCTGGGACTGA
- a CDS encoding putative bifunctional diguanylate cyclase/phosphodiesterase: MTTTLDGPPRADHPPGAPPPRPRTTGDASRLIQQLAIALVCAAYGIGSAFDWGSHQVALIMGDFGLSAAAGTAAVSCFLYARSARVRFRPAWLLFALSSAMAALGNAVWGWYEVVLGQDVPSPSYADLFFLCFAPPAIVGLLVLAKRPANRAGWICLALDAWLIGGSLLTLSWSLALAQAAGFDGPSVAHTALSLAYPLLDIALVSMVLALHFRRSPGNRTAVNTAIGALALTVMCDALFTSPLLHSSYRSGQLLDAGWFAGSLLLAYAPWAAPRRHGTRDAERHVPDGYTRVVHEHVPGQRGTVAASASGPTPPPASGAEHGRYPAGRPLTGSLAALTPYLAAAVCTLGILYNVLNGRRPDHVVLITAGAVVLALVIRQGIMLLDNITLTQELAQKENHFRSLVQGSSDVIMIAAPNGILRYVSPAAAGVYGRPAEDLVGTELAGLIHPEDLGCVVHEVRRFLAASPPEEPTTRIECRFRSGGGGWLNVESTVNRHHGGLIFNSRDVTERVRLQAQLQHNAEHDPLTDLPNRALFTRRVQQALSGRRAGDRVAVLRGTAVLFIDLDGFKAVNDTIGHQAGDELLVQAARRLHDAVRQGDTASRLGGDEFAALIAGDGTRDRAARERNILELADRLRLTLSQPYAIGGNDVRVNASIGVAFAEAGLGAGELLRNADLAMYRAKAGGKGRVELYRPQMQQDVVRKAELATRLRAALHDGEFALLHQPVVCLEKGRIASVSAHARWRSSQGVLFTPAEFLRVAEDGDKTAELERWILQEAVEQAAERAAGGLVVPVAVRMSARRLLDRSLPLGSVEALLTRHALPPGALVVELTDTDPRISLDELERRLTALNRLGVRIALDGFGSGYAAITALRRLPVDILKLDRSLVEGVVESPRLRKITSGLLRIAGDLGLQSVAEGVDLPEQVVALREMGCTHGQGMAFAGPVDEYRLRRALASGHYPVPHAPAEPAFAGGGAGVYTGGVSTVFGGGSALRSHNETPVPPT, from the coding sequence ATGACGACCACCCTCGACGGGCCACCGCGCGCGGACCACCCGCCGGGTGCGCCGCCGCCCCGCCCGCGGACCACCGGTGACGCCTCCCGGCTGATCCAGCAGCTCGCCATCGCCCTGGTGTGCGCGGCCTACGGCATCGGGTCGGCCTTCGACTGGGGCTCCCACCAAGTCGCGCTGATCATGGGCGACTTCGGGCTGAGCGCCGCCGCCGGCACCGCCGCGGTCTCCTGCTTCCTGTACGCGCGCAGCGCGCGCGTACGCTTCCGCCCCGCCTGGCTGCTGTTCGCGCTGTCCTCGGCGATGGCGGCCCTGGGCAACGCGGTCTGGGGATGGTACGAGGTCGTCCTGGGGCAGGACGTGCCCAGCCCCAGCTACGCCGACCTGTTCTTCCTGTGCTTCGCGCCGCCCGCCATCGTGGGCCTGCTGGTCCTCGCCAAACGGCCGGCGAACCGCGCGGGCTGGATCTGTCTGGCCCTGGACGCCTGGCTGATCGGTGGCTCGCTGCTCACCCTGTCGTGGAGCCTCGCGCTCGCGCAGGCCGCCGGCTTCGACGGGCCGAGCGTGGCGCACACCGCGCTGTCGCTGGCGTACCCGCTGCTCGACATCGCGCTCGTCAGCATGGTGCTCGCGCTGCACTTCCGGCGCAGTCCGGGCAACCGCACCGCGGTGAACACCGCGATCGGCGCGCTCGCCCTCACCGTGATGTGCGACGCGCTGTTCACCTCACCGCTGCTGCACAGCAGTTACCGCTCCGGACAGCTTCTGGACGCGGGCTGGTTCGCCGGTTCGCTGCTGCTCGCCTACGCCCCCTGGGCCGCCCCGCGCCGTCACGGGACGCGAGACGCCGAGCGGCACGTACCGGACGGGTACACGCGCGTGGTCCACGAGCACGTGCCGGGACAGCGCGGCACGGTCGCCGCGTCGGCTTCCGGCCCCACGCCCCCGCCCGCGTCGGGCGCCGAACACGGCCGCTACCCGGCCGGCCGGCCGCTCACCGGATCCCTCGCCGCCCTCACCCCGTACCTCGCCGCGGCCGTGTGCACCCTGGGCATCCTCTACAACGTCCTCAACGGCCGCAGGCCCGACCACGTGGTGCTGATCACCGCCGGCGCGGTGGTCCTGGCGCTGGTCATCCGGCAGGGGATCATGCTGCTGGACAACATCACCCTCACCCAGGAACTGGCGCAGAAGGAGAACCACTTCCGCTCCCTGGTGCAGGGCTCCAGCGACGTCATCATGATCGCCGCACCCAACGGCATCCTCCGGTACGTCTCCCCGGCCGCCGCCGGGGTCTACGGGCGGCCCGCCGAGGACCTGGTGGGGACCGAGCTGGCCGGCCTGATCCACCCGGAGGACCTGGGCTGCGTGGTGCACGAGGTGCGCCGGTTCCTCGCCGCCAGCCCGCCGGAGGAACCCACCACCCGCATCGAGTGCCGCTTCCGCTCCGGAGGGGGCGGCTGGCTCAACGTCGAGTCCACCGTCAACCGCCACCACGGCGGCCTCATCTTCAACAGCCGGGACGTGACCGAGCGGGTGCGGCTCCAGGCCCAGCTGCAGCACAACGCCGAGCACGACCCGCTGACCGACCTGCCCAACCGCGCGCTGTTCACCCGGCGCGTCCAGCAGGCCCTGTCCGGGCGCCGCGCCGGCGACCGGGTCGCCGTCCTGCGCGGCACGGCCGTGCTCTTCATCGACCTGGACGGCTTCAAGGCCGTCAACGACACCATCGGACACCAGGCCGGGGACGAACTGCTCGTCCAGGCCGCCCGCAGACTCCATGACGCGGTCCGCCAGGGGGACACCGCCTCCCGGCTGGGCGGCGACGAGTTCGCGGCCCTGATCGCCGGGGACGGCACCCGTGACCGGGCCGCCCGGGAGCGGAACATCCTGGAGCTCGCCGACCGCCTCAGGCTGACCCTCTCCCAGCCCTACGCCATCGGCGGCAACGATGTCCGGGTCAACGCCTCCATCGGCGTCGCCTTCGCCGAGGCGGGCCTCGGCGCGGGCGAGCTGCTGCGCAACGCCGACCTCGCCATGTACCGCGCGAAGGCGGGCGGCAAGGGGCGCGTCGAGCTGTACCGGCCGCAGATGCAGCAGGACGTCGTCCGCAAGGCGGAGCTGGCCACCCGGCTGCGCGCCGCGCTGCACGACGGCGAGTTCGCGCTGCTGCACCAGCCGGTGGTGTGCCTGGAGAAGGGCCGGATCGCGTCGGTCTCCGCGCACGCGCGCTGGCGCTCCTCCCAGGGGGTGCTGTTCACACCGGCCGAGTTCCTGCGGGTCGCCGAGGACGGGGACAAGACTGCGGAGCTGGAGCGCTGGATCCTCCAGGAGGCCGTGGAGCAGGCCGCCGAGCGGGCCGCCGGGGGGCTCGTCGTCCCGGTGGCCGTGCGGATGAGCGCCCGGCGGCTGCTGGACCGCTCCCTGCCGCTCGGCTCGGTCGAGGCGCTGCTCACCCGGCACGCGCTGCCGCCCGGGGCGCTGGTCGTCGAGCTGACCGACACCGACCCCCGGATCTCCCTGGACGAGCTGGAACGCAGACTCACCGCGCTCAACCGGCTCGGGGTGCGGATCGCGCTCGACGGCTTCGGCAGCGGCTACGCGGCCATCACGGCCCTGCGCAGGCTGCCCGTGGACATCCTCAAGCTCGACCGCAGCCTGGTCGAGGGCGTCGTGGAGTCCCCCCGGCTGCGCAAGATCACCAGCGGGCTGCTGCGCATCGCCGGCGATCTCGGGCTCCAGTCCGTCGCCGAGGGCGTGGATCTCCCGGAACAGGTCGTCGCGCTGCGGGAGATGGGCTGCACCCACGGGCAGGGCATGGCGTTCGCGGGTCCGGTGGACGAGTACCGGCTGCGCAGGGCGCTCGCTTCCGGCCACTATCCGGTACCGCACGCACCGGCCGAACCGGCCTTCGCGGGCGGGGGTGCGGGGGTGTACACAGGGGGCGTGTCCACTGTCTTCGGAGGTGGAAGTGCCCTTCGCTCACATAATGAGACTCCCGTCCCACCTACTTGA
- a CDS encoding 2-hydroxyacid dehydrogenase, giving the protein MTADVWLPIPPEEIEGLPEGPRYLFWDGAEEFPGDPADCVMYVVPYMKRWPVKVRPLERLTHLQVIQTLTAGVDDVTAALSSIVPGVRLCNARGVHETSTAELALTLVLASLRGIPQFVRAQQEEHWRTGFRPSLADRSVLIVGYGAIGAAIEDRLAPFELARVARVARSRRTSVRGPVHPLTDLPELLPDADVVILSTPLTDRTRGLVDAGFLGRMKDGALLVNVGRGAVVDTEALLTELESGRITAALDVVDPEPLPPGHPLWHAPGVLISPHVGGPSSAFMPRAKRLLVDQLHRFVNHEPLRNVILTTGA; this is encoded by the coding sequence ATGACTGCTGACGTATGGCTGCCCATTCCGCCGGAGGAGATCGAGGGGCTTCCGGAGGGGCCGCGCTACCTGTTCTGGGACGGCGCCGAGGAGTTCCCCGGGGACCCGGCGGACTGCGTGATGTACGTGGTGCCGTACATGAAGCGGTGGCCGGTCAAGGTGCGCCCCCTGGAACGGCTGACCCACCTCCAGGTCATCCAGACGCTCACCGCCGGCGTCGACGACGTCACCGCCGCCCTCTCCTCCATCGTGCCCGGCGTACGGCTGTGCAACGCGCGCGGTGTGCACGAGACGAGCACGGCCGAGCTGGCGCTCACCCTGGTCCTCGCCTCCCTGCGCGGCATCCCGCAGTTCGTCCGGGCCCAGCAGGAGGAGCACTGGCGGACCGGGTTCCGTCCCTCCCTCGCCGACCGGTCCGTGCTCATCGTCGGCTACGGCGCCATCGGCGCCGCCATCGAAGACCGGCTCGCACCCTTCGAACTCGCGCGGGTGGCGCGCGTGGCGCGCTCCCGGCGCACCTCGGTGCGCGGTCCCGTGCACCCGCTCACCGACCTGCCCGAACTGCTCCCCGACGCCGACGTGGTGATCCTGTCCACGCCCCTCACCGACCGGACCCGGGGCCTGGTCGACGCCGGGTTCCTCGGCCGCATGAAGGACGGCGCCCTGCTCGTCAACGTCGGCCGGGGAGCGGTGGTCGACACCGAAGCGCTGCTCACAGAGCTGGAGAGCGGCCGCATCACCGCCGCCCTGGACGTGGTGGACCCCGAGCCGCTGCCGCCGGGACACCCCCTGTGGCACGCGCCCGGCGTGTTGATCAGCCCGCATGTGGGCGGCCCCAGTTCGGCCTTCATGCCGCGCGCGAAGCGGCTGCTCGTGGACCAGTTGCACCGATTCGTGAACCACGAGCCGCTGCGGAACGTGATCCTCACCACGGGGGCGTGA